In Vibrio echinoideorum, the sequence AAGTTACTATTTGTCTCTTCTTTAGATAACTCAAGCTTGTCTGAGGTAGCTCTATCATTAGGTGCCAACGGGTTTCTTAGTAAAAACGAAAGCCATGAATCCATTCGCTTCGCCCTATCCAGCATTATGAAAGGTTATTCGTTGTTCAAATCAGATCAAAAGAACAGTGGCAAAAACACTAAGCTATCCAATAAAGAAGCGATCGTTTTCCAGTATCTGATTCAAGGATACTCGAACAAACTTATCTCAGAAAAACTGTCTCTAAGTGCCAAGACTATCAGCACTTATAAAACGAGAATTCTAAGTAAGTACCGAGCCAACTCGATCGTTGAACTGGTTCAACTTAACGATACAATTTAGCCAATTAGTTTCTTAGATAATATTGATGCCTTACAACGCGATTAACGTGTTCAAGCTATTGAGCTATTGAGCTATTGAGCTAAGTTTAAGTTCTTTTCAATCACGCTAATGAGTAGTTGATGAAGTGCGTTGTTACGGTGTGTCTGTTTAATATATGTCGCAATTTTTGGGCGTCCTGTCGAATAGTAAGATTCCGGAATCTCAATAAATTTAAAACCATCTATCGATTGACCAAAATTCATCATCATAGTCGCACATCTACGTCGCTTTAATAATCTAAGCAAAAGGCCAATATCCCCGACAGTTACCTTAGATTCAATCTGATAACCTTTCTTCTCTAAGATCATTCGCACAACTTGCTTAGGTCCTTTCCAGCCTTTAAGTTCCAAAAAAATAAAAGGCAGTGAGAGTGCCGTTTCTAAAGAGTCTGCTTCCATATCATCAGGAACCACAATTCCTACTGGTAACGCCCCAACCGGTTGTTGGTAGATGCTCTTTGGGCAGTCTTCGTTAAAGTGATGCATATACACATCCACATTACCATCCGAGATACTTTCGATCGGCTTGTCGGTAGGGCTCACTATATTAATCGAAGTGTTCGGCAGTAATTCAAACAGATCATTCAAAATTACCTCGCCCAGAAAGTATTGTGCAACCTGCGGCATCGAGATGGTGATCGGTTTGTCATAAGTTAACGGGTCAAAGGCACTCGTCCCCATACAAGACTCAAGGCTGTCTAACCCAGCCTGAATGGCGGGAAGCTGCTCCTTCAGAAAGTCGGTGCTTTCAAAATGGTGTGCATGTCGGATAAACAACTCGTCACGAAGCTGGTCTCTTAAGCGAGCAAGGTACTTACTGATAGAAGCTTCGCTCTTGCCAAGAATCTTAGCCACAGGCTTAAGTTGTTGGTGTTTATCCAACAACACCAAGATACGTAGAAGATTTAGATCTAAATCTTTATTCACGGCAATACCCTTCATCGTAATATCATAAGCTTAACTAACATGTACACGTTAGTATTTAAGTCTAGTCAATACAAGGAAGTGAATCATTGCTGACGTTATCCTTTCCACTAGCAATAATAAATGACTTCCATCTCACATAACGAAGCGTTAAATCGATAGATTAGATGAAATAGATTCTCGATTAGCGCTGCGCCTTTTGCTCATAAAGCTTTTCATCAGCCTTATGGAGTACACTTTCCAGAGACTCACTCGCTCCTTTAAATGCGACCCCAACACTCACCGAAACATCAAAACCCAATGAAGCAACTTTAGATTCTGTCACTTGTGCTTTTAAAATCTCCGATGCTTTCTTAGCATTTTCAAAACTGCAGTTCGGCATGATGACGATAAACTCATCGCCGCCAACTCTTACCAAGAAATCATCACGGCGGAAAACGTCTTTCATTGAATGAGCGATATGTTGAATCACCTCGTCACCCCAGTTGTGACCAAGGTTATCGTTGATCTTCTTGATTTGGTCACCATCAATGGCGATAACCGAACAAGCTTTGCCTAGTACTGCTTGATTGAATGACGGCTCGTTATAAATTCGACGATTATACAACCCTGTCAGTTCGTCTTTTAACGCCGTGTGTTTTGCATCCACCAATTCGTCTTTAGTAATCTTAGCTTTGCTTACATAGAACAGATAATTAAGGCTCGCCAAAAATAATATGACAAACACCCAACAGTAATCAATAAACAACTTTGAATACGGATAACGATACGTATAGGTTGTTTCGTTATCCGCAACCACCGTTTTAGAGTGATTAAAATTGAGATAGGGATAACCAGGGTATGTCACAATTAAATTATTAATATCATTTACTTTTTCATAGCTAATCTCTAAACCATTGGTTAGATAGTCTCCAATATTAACGTTCGATACATAGTCCCCAATGATTTCCCCTCTTTCATATACAGGAGCGACAATCGAAATGACTTCTTCATTAGTTCTAACATCGGTATGAGGAGGCGATATAATCACTCTATCTGCTAATTGATGTTCTTTGACCTTTGTGGAGCACAACTCTTCACCACTACAAATATCTGACGATAGAAAGTTTTCTATAGGTGTTAGTTTCTCTAACTTATCCGGGAAAATGTACTTGAGTCCAGAATATGAACGATAGAAGTAAACAAAATTATTACTGTCATCTCCTAGGCTTCTGTAGTATGAGATTTTATGCATAATATTTCTAACTATAACTTCAGAACGATTGAGTTCAGGGTCACTCAATGTAAAAATACTATTACTAAAGTTGGTCTCATCAACACTAACCACGTCATAGAGTCCCTTACCTGATGTGTGGTAAATTTGAGATTCAGTGAACAAGCTAAACAGGATTATATTTTCTTTGTGTTTATCTAACTTCAATGTGCTCAAGTCGAACATTTTGATATCATTGTTAATCGTAGAAGCACCAAAAGTCACTATTAGCAATAGAAAGAGCGATGATGAAAAAATTAATGAAATCGTCGCCATTTTAAATTTTGGCATCAACTTGATGATTCGTTTGGTCGTCATAATTCAATCACTCTCGACAACTCGACAATACTGTCAACGCTGTACTTGATAAGCATCCTTCTTTTATAAGTACTGATTGTTTTCTCACTGATAGAGAGAAACTCGGCTGCATCTTTGTTAGTCATCCCCTTCAACAATAACTTTGCAACCGTCGCTTCACGAGCAGAGAGCTTAAGAGCTAATTTGGCCTTCTGTGGGTCATTAACCTCTTTAAAAAACGAGTAACCTTTTGCAATAGCTTCAATCGCGTCTTTGAGCACGCTGTAATGCTCAGACTTGCACACAAAACCATGAGCCCCTACTTTGAACGCCATTTCACTGTAGTAAGCACTGGTTTCGGCAGAATAGAACACCACCCTCCCTTTGAAACCATGCGATCTAATACGGCGATAAAAATCGAAGCCATCGCAATCATTTAGATTCACATCAAGGATCAGTAAGTCGATGTTTGATTTACGAACAAAATCATTGGCAGTTTTCAAATCTGAAGCCACGTTGACTTGAGCAATGTGGGGGGAAGATTCAACAAGTGATTTGATCGCAACACAAACCAGAGGGTGATCATCAAAGATTAAACAGTTCATTAATATCTATATCTATATTTTTGACAAGTTCTAACGGCAATGGCTTTGACACGAAATATCCCTGACACACTTCCACACCGTATTCCTTTAGCAAAGACCAAGTTTCGTGGTCTTCCACCCCTTCAGCGACAAGCTTAATGCCAAGGTTTTTCGCTAAGCCACATATTGATAAAACGATATTCTTCTTTTTTTGATCCCCTTTAATTTCAAAAACAAACGAACGGTCAATTTTCATTTCGTTGAACGGCAGTTGAGCCAATTTTTCCAAGGTCGAATTACCCGTCCCAAAATCATCAATCGATACAGTCACGTCATTCACCCTCAGCTTAGTGAGGTTCTTGTACAAAGAGACACTGTTACGGTAGGTGTCACGCTCGGTGATCTCGATAATGAATGCCGAAGGGCTCACCTCTCGCTCTAGGCATCGAGCAATAAAGGTTTGAGCAAAGTCGCTGTCTTCTAAATTGAACTGATCAACATTAATGGCGATTTTCTTGTCCAGATTTCGAATTTTAATGTCATCTAGCGCGTTGTCTAAAACGGTATCAAACAGCTCTGCTGACAACTTACATCGAGTCACAATAGGCAAGAACACGTCTGGGGTTAGCACACCGTATTCAGGGTGCACCCATCGCGCCAGCGCTTCATAACCCGACAAATGCTCCGTAACAAAGTCAACTTTAGGCTGGTAGTAGTTCTGTATTTGCCCTGTTGCTAATGCAACCAGAAACTCTTCGTCAGTTACCTCAATCTTCTTCCTCGCAGGAAAAGCTGTGGTGGCTGACTTGAGTCTCATCGCTAGCACATCTTCAATCGACTTTTGGGTATATGGCTTTTCAATGATGTCTAACACATCAAATGGAAAGCCTTCGCACATGGCACGAATAGCTGAAATCACTGTCAGTTCCACGGAGCTAATCAAGACAACATTGCCTTGGTAATTTACTTCGTCCAACATAAACATCATGTCTATTCCGTCATGAACTGGCATTTGAATATCACAAAAGATGATATCGTAATTTGTAGTAGTGACACTTTCACAAGCCTCTAACGCGTTATCAAAAACGGTGACCTTGCAGCCTAACTTAGTTAACAGCTGTTTTAGCAACACGAGATGAATCGGGTGATCGTCAACAATCATGATTGTAAGGTTAGTGTTCATTGGCTTTTAACCACGTTTTTGTAAATTCAATTTCCGACACAATGGCCCCGACCAGTTTCTCTAACTTTTCTTTATTTGCTTTTGGCTTACAACATTCAATGTCTTGACACAGGGCGGAAATTTCACTTGCACCGACTGCGTTTAACGCCCCTTTTATTCGATGGATCGTTCGGTTTATGGTTGGCGAATTGAAATCGATATTCTCGACATCTTGACTCATAGTATCGATAAATACGTTGGCCACTGCGATTGCGTCATTTTTGTCAAATCGAGTTAGCCAAGTGGGAACTAGAACAGAAGGCCTAGCATGTTTCCCCAAGATGGCTAACAGCTTAGACACGCTGAATGGCTTATAAAGAATATCATCAATCGCAATATGCTTGGTTTTCTCACGAGCGACTCGAGAATCTTCCGCAGTAATACCTATAACAACAATGTCCTTAAAATTCACACTGGTTTTTATTGATCCGCACCAGAAGTTTTAGACACTGAGTTAAGTGAGAATAATCACTAATGAGGTGAACCATTACAAGCAAGAAAAAACGTTTATCAACTCTCCTGAATTTGAGTTATCTAGTCATGGTAATATTTTGCTCACACATACTAAAAAAATTTTGGCACTATACCGAAGATTAGATGAAAACTTAAACAAAGCTGAACAGTCATCAAGTGTTTCTATTGCAATTGAAGACTCGATTTCAAACAACATAGTAAATCCAATAATAAATCAATTATCAGCTATGGGCATAGTAGACTTCTCAATA encodes:
- a CDS encoding Hpt domain-containing protein; the encoded protein is MNFKDIVVIGITAEDSRVAREKTKHIAIDDILYKPFSVSKLLAILGKHARPSVLVPTWLTRFDKNDAIAVANVFIDTMSQDVENIDFNSPTINRTIHRIKGALNAVGASEISALCQDIECCKPKANKEKLEKLVGAIVSEIEFTKTWLKANEH
- a CDS encoding EAL domain-containing response regulator, whose product is MNTNLTIMIVDDHPIHLVLLKQLLTKLGCKVTVFDNALEACESVTTTNYDIIFCDIQMPVHDGIDMMFMLDEVNYQGNVVLISSVELTVISAIRAMCEGFPFDVLDIIEKPYTQKSIEDVLAMRLKSATTAFPARKKIEVTDEEFLVALATGQIQNYYQPKVDFVTEHLSGYEALARWVHPEYGVLTPDVFLPIVTRCKLSAELFDTVLDNALDDIKIRNLDKKIAINVDQFNLEDSDFAQTFIARCLEREVSPSAFIIEITERDTYRNSVSLYKNLTKLRVNDVTVSIDDFGTGNSTLEKLAQLPFNEMKIDRSFVFEIKGDQKKKNIVLSICGLAKNLGIKLVAEGVEDHETWSLLKEYGVEVCQGYFVSKPLPLELVKNIDIDINELFNL
- a CDS encoding response regulator transcription factor; protein product: MTNQNVLIIDEQPLYREALAELIMDSLNVEDLYKTTDTDKVLKLVKNQSIDLIVLDVTLTNNDGMNLAKIIKAHGYEGKLLFVSSLDNSSLSEVALSLGANGFLSKNESHESIRFALSSIMKGYSLFKSDQKNSGKNTKLSNKEAIVFQYLIQGYSNKLISEKLSLSAKTISTYKTRILSKYRANSIVELVQLNDTI
- a CDS encoding LysR family transcriptional regulator, with product MNKDLDLNLLRILVLLDKHQQLKPVAKILGKSEASISKYLARLRDQLRDELFIRHAHHFESTDFLKEQLPAIQAGLDSLESCMGTSAFDPLTYDKPITISMPQVAQYFLGEVILNDLFELLPNTSINIVSPTDKPIESISDGNVDVYMHHFNEDCPKSIYQQPVGALPVGIVVPDDMEADSLETALSLPFIFLELKGWKGPKQVVRMILEKKGYQIESKVTVGDIGLLLRLLKRRRCATMMMNFGQSIDGFKFIEIPESYYSTGRPKIATYIKQTHRNNALHQLLISVIEKNLNLAQ
- a CDS encoding response regulator transcription factor — encoded protein: MNCLIFDDHPLVCVAIKSLVESSPHIAQVNVASDLKTANDFVRKSNIDLLILDVNLNDCDGFDFYRRIRSHGFKGRVVFYSAETSAYYSEMAFKVGAHGFVCKSEHYSVLKDAIEAIAKGYSFFKEVNDPQKAKLALKLSAREATVAKLLLKGMTNKDAAEFLSISEKTISTYKRRMLIKYSVDSIVELSRVIEL
- a CDS encoding GGDEF domain-containing protein; this translates as MTTKRIIKLMPKFKMATISLIFSSSLFLLLIVTFGASTINNDIKMFDLSTLKLDKHKENIILFSLFTESQIYHTSGKGLYDVVSVDETNFSNSIFTLSDPELNRSEVIVRNIMHKISYYRSLGDDSNNFVYFYRSYSGLKYIFPDKLEKLTPIENFLSSDICSGEELCSTKVKEHQLADRVIISPPHTDVRTNEEVISIVAPVYERGEIIGDYVSNVNIGDYLTNGLEISYEKVNDINNLIVTYPGYPYLNFNHSKTVVADNETTYTYRYPYSKLFIDYCWVFVILFLASLNYLFYVSKAKITKDELVDAKHTALKDELTGLYNRRIYNEPSFNQAVLGKACSVIAIDGDQIKKINDNLGHNWGDEVIQHIAHSMKDVFRRDDFLVRVGGDEFIVIMPNCSFENAKKASEILKAQVTESKVASLGFDVSVSVGVAFKGASESLESVLHKADEKLYEQKAQR